One Festucalex cinctus isolate MCC-2025b chromosome 3, RoL_Fcin_1.0, whole genome shotgun sequence DNA window includes the following coding sequences:
- the LOC144016442 gene encoding uncharacterized protein LOC144016442, translating into MRRVWELLEADWFPRRRRRRQMMLQLLLKRRRRRPSIWAVSRSDVWWDQIVPGFARADWVRHFRMSEATFLDICAALRPAMEKRDTNFRVCVPLKKRVAIAVWKLATNSEYRSISQLFGVSKTTVCRCLREFCAAACARLLPRHVRFPDLETLAGTAADVEGSWGLPRCVGAIDGAHIPIIAPQENHRDYVNANGWHSIILQGVADGKGLFWSACAGMAGGLRHAQAIRETSLWEAAERGGLEPGYYILGDRAYPLKPWLLKAFRRDGGALTPERRAYNESVRAARAMVRAAFSRLKGRWRCLTKRNDSDIQVVKSMVLTCCALHNICERRGEEYREQWDTPGATTTTTQDVDEEEEAEEEEGGDVRDELVTFLSCTLR; encoded by the exons ATGAGGAGAGTTTGGGAGTTGCTGGAGGCCGACTGGTTTCCGAGACGGAGACGGCGGCGCCAGATG ATGCTCCAATTGCTGCTAAAGCGCCGGCGCCGGCGCCCGAGCATCTGGGCGGTGAGTCGCTCCGACGTGTGGTGGGACCAGATCGTCCCGGGCTTCGCGCGCGCCGACTGGGTGCGCCACTTCCGCATGTCCGAAGCCACCTTCCTGGACATCtgcgccgcgctgcggccggcCATGGAGAAGCGCGACACCAACTTCCGCGTGTGCGTGCCGCTCAAGAAGCGCGTGGCCATCGCCGTGTGGAAGCTGGCCACCAACAGCGAGTACCGCAGCATCAGCCAGCTGTTCGGCGTCAGCAAGACCACCGTGTGCCGCTGCCTGCGCGAGTTCTGCGCGGCGGCGTGCGCGCGGCTGCTGCCGCGCCACGTCCGCTTCCCGGATCTCGAGACGCTCGCCGGGACGGCGGCCGACGTCGAGGGCAGCTGGGGGCTCCCCCGCTGCGTCGGCGCCATCGACGGCGCCCACATCCCCATCATCGCGCCCCAGGAGAACCACCGGGATTACGTCAACGCCAACGGCTGGCATTCCATCATCCTGCAAGGCGTGGCCGACGGGAAGGGGCTGTTTTGGAGCGCGTGCGCCGGCATGGCCGGCGGTCTGCGCCACGCCCAAGCCATCAGGGAGACGTCCCTGTGGGAGGCGGCCGAACGAGGGGGGCTCGAACCCGGTTATTACATCCTGGGCGACCGCGCGTACCCGTTAAAGCCGTGGCTGCTGAAAGCGTTCCGGCGGGACGGCGGCGCGCTGACGCCGGAGCGGCGCGCGTACAACGAGAGCGTGCGCGCCGCCAGGGCGATGGTGCGCGCGGCTTTTTCCAGACTCAAAGGCAGGTGGCGCTGTCTGACCAAGCGCAACGACAGCGACATCCAAGTGGTCAAGTCCATGGTGTTGACGTGCTGCGCGCTGCATAATATATGCGAGCGACGAGGAGAGGAATACAGGGAGCAGTGGGACACTCCTGgcgcgacgacgacgacgacgcagGATGtggacgaggaagaggaggcggaggaggaggaaggtggcGACGTACGTGATGAGCTGGTGACATTTTTGAGTTGCACTTTGAGATAA